The region TGTATCGTGAAGTCATTATTTTGAGGTTCTTCGAGGATATGAAGCTGGAGGATGTGGCCCTCGTTCTCAATATACCTTTAAGCACAGTTAAATCCCGGTTATATCAATCATTGAAAATTCTTCGTATGAACATGAAACAAGAGGAGGTCTATTAATATGGACAAAAAAATGGAAAAGCTCAAGCAGGATTATATGAATGTGCCCATACCCGCTGAACTGGATACGCTCGTCACACAATCGCTTCGGCCTGCCCCGCGGCGCAGACGCAGCATCAAATGGTTCCTTGGCTCAGCTGCTGCTGCGGTTGCTCTGTTCGTGTCCGGGGTGAATATAAGCCCGACGTTTGCACAATCCATGTCGGAGCTGCCGGCTGTCAGTGCATTAGTGAAGCTGGTAACCTTCACGGAATATAGAGCGGAGGGGGACGGTTACCATGCGGATGTCAAGGTTCCGGCAATTACAAATATGCCCGATAAGAAGCTGCAAGACATGCTGAACGAGAAGTATATTGCGGAGGATCAAAAGCTGTACAAGGAATTCATGGCCGAGATTGACCAATTGAAGGACAAGGGCAGACCCAATAAAGGAATTGACAGCGGGTATGAGATTGTCACCGATACGGATCAGCTTCTCACTATTCGGCGCTGGGTCGTGCAAACGGCGGCGTCCGCGTATGAAACGATACAATACGACACGATTGACAAAAAAAATCAAGTGCTGCTCAACTTGCCAAGTCTCTTCAAGGATGAAAGCTATGTATCTGTTATTAGCGAAAATATCAAGGAGCAAATGCGTGAGCAAATGAAAACGGACACGGATTTCAAGCGTTATTGGATAAAGGGCGAAAATGAGGATCTTCCGGCAAGTGGATTCGACAGCATTTCGAAGACTCAGAGCTTCTACATTAACGGGGACGGAAATTTGGTTATTTCCTTTAATGAATATGATGTTGCTCCGGGATTTATGGGACCCGTCCAATTTGTAATACCAACAGATGTAATCCGTTCGCAGCTGGTCAGCCAGCAATATGTTAAATAGGGCATAGTAGCTAGGGCAGCCTGAAGTGGAGACATTCAGAAGTATCTCCTCTTCAGGCTGTATTTTTTTATTTTACCCGGGTATAATTAAATCAAATAGAAGGAGGTCAACATATAACATGAGTACGGGTAATGAACAGACGCATGCTTATTGCACAGCATTTTTGGGAGTGGAGGCCGTTGCCAGCGGTTCCTTACAGCACGTGGTTGCTACTGTGAAGAGGACGCTGAGCGACAGTGAACTGGCCCGGGTGCTTATTTTTGACGATTCTACGGGGAAGCCGATAGATGTTGATTATCACGGGACAACAGATGCTGTGCTTACACGGTTAACAGAGCCTTTAGAAGAGTCAGCCGTTACAGAAGTGAATTCCCAGACTGCGCGCAAGGCAGGCCGGCCCAAGCTGGGGGTCGTATCTGGAGAGGTCACTCTGTTGCCCAGACAGTGGGAGTGGCTCAAAGCACAGCCTGGCGGGGCCTCGGTAACCTTGCGCAAGCTGGTTGATGAAGCCCGCCGTGCCGGAGAACAGCAGGGCACGATCCGCAAGTCACAAGAAGCAGCTTATACCTTCATGACAGCTATGGCCGGGGATTTCAGCCATTACGAGGAAGCTCTGCGCGCATTATATGCCGGTGATGCGGAGCGTTTTGACCAATACACTCAGGACTGGGCACCTGATATCCGCAACCATGTGAAGCAGTTAGCTGCAGTTGCATTACAGAAGAAGAATTGAAGGGGAACAGACCACTATGAACATTATACAAACGAACAACATTGAGCTGGCCTATGACAGCTTCGGCAACGATAATGACGAGGTGATCATCTTGATTGCCGGACTGGGCACCCAGATGATCCGCTGGACAGTTCCATTCTGTGAACAACTGGCCGCGCGGGGCTTCCGGGTGATCCGTTTTGACAATCGGGACACGGGCTGCTCGACGTCCTGGGGATTGACCAGGCACATGTCGTTGGCCGGTCTATGGGCGGAATGATCGCCCAGCTTGTTGCCAGTAAATACCCGGACCGGGTCTTGTCGCTCACGTCTATCATGTCTACTTCCGGGAATCCTACCCTTCCGCAGGCTTCCCCGGAGGTGATGGGGCTGATGACTGCCCCGGGACCTAACCCGTTTGAGGATGAGGCGGGATTTGTAGCGCACAGTATGGCTTTTGCCAAGCGCATTGCTGGTACCGGCTTTCCATTTGAAGAAGAAGCTTACCGGGCACTCATTGCGGAGGAAGTCCGGCGGGCCTACGACCCTGGCAGCGTGGGACGGCAGATTGCCGCGATTGCGGTCTCCGGTGACCGCCGTCCGCTGCTGGCAGCTATAGTGGTCCCTGCACTTGTCATTCACGGGATGGATGATCCCCTGTTCGTTCCGGCGTGCGGGGAGGACACCGCTTCTTCTATCCCAGGCGCAGAGCTGATGCTCGTTGAGGGCATGGGACATGACCTGCCGCCCCAGTTGTATGAGCAGACTATAGATGCTATAGAGCAGGCAGCTCACTGTAGTTGACTAACCACTACATTCTGTAGTAGATTATAACTACTACGTAGTGTAGTAATAATGTTATGGACGCATAACAGACATACGAGGTGTTCACGGTGAACAAGATTCAGAAGCTATCGGATACAGAATTAGAGTTAATGGAAGCCATTTGGGCGAGTACGCCGCCAGTTACTTCAACGGAGCTGCTGAACCAGTTCGCGCATAAGGGTAGGGATTGGAAGGCGCAGACGATTTCTACCTTTTTGTCACGGTTAGTGGATAAGGGGTTTCTGACGGCTACCCGGCATGGGCGGCTCAACAAATATGTGCCCGGCATTTCGCCTGAGGACTATAAGCTGGTGGAGACTCAGCATGTCCTGGACGGGCTGTATCAGGGTTCGGTCAAGAATCTGATCTCTGCCATGTATGACGGTGACAAGCTGTCGGACCAGGATATTGATGAGCTGAAGCAATGGTTCTCGGAAAAGTAGGTGATGACGATGAATACCTTGCTAAACCTGCTGATCACGTTAACCGTTGCCGGAAGTGTAGTGACTCTCAGCATCCATGCGCTGGGGAGACTATCGACCGGGCATGTTCCGGCCAGGTGGCGTTATGGACTCATTAAGCTGGCCTTGTTCTTCTATTTATTCCCGATAGCTATTGTTCTGCTGCGGATAGCAGCGCGTCTGAGTACACCGCATGTAGCAACAAGTCTACAGAATACGCAGACTGGCGGACTAACCGGGAATATAGTTGAATCCCTCCGGCCTGCAACATTAACTTTAACAACAAGTACCGCCTTTATCCTTCTGGGCATTTGGGCAGCAGGGACGGTCTCTTTTGCCGCCTGGCAGTGTTATGCTTACCGCAGATTTACCAGAGCGCTTGAACGTACCCGTACCCTCGTACCGGAGGATAGTAGGGCAGCGATTCTGCTGAAGAGTGTCAAGGAGCAGCTTGGCCTCACAAGCAGTGTCCGGTTAATGTACACTCCTGCCGCAAGAAGTCCTTTTCTGGCCGGTCTGTGGAGACCGGTGATCTATCTGCCTGTTCAGAGTCCTGACAATCTGGATATGGAGATGGTGCTGCGCCATGAGCTGGTTCATCTGAAGCGCAAGGATCTGTGGTTCAAGGCTTTGCTGCTGGCCATCCGTGCGCTGCATTGGTTCAATCCTCTCGTGTACACACTGCGGAACGGGCTTCATACCTGGAGCGAGCTGGCCTGTGACCAGGAGGTGGTCCAGAGCATGTCCCATACGGAGCGCAAACGCTATGGCGAAACGATTCTGAGTGTTATGGCAGGACCAACAAACCGGCCCGGAGCATTCTATGCCCTACTATCCGGTGACGGCAAACAACTACAAAGGAGATTAATCCATATGCTTAACGTCAAAAAGCTGAACAGACAAACTCTATTCTTATCGGTAGCCGCAGCCCTGTTAATCGCAGGGATCAGCACCTCTACCGCTGCCTTAGCATCCAGGGTTACACCGCAAGTGGTGGCAGACACGCAGAATGAGGATTCACGAACAACCGCTTCCGAAATAGCTCCTTCTAAATCGTCAGAAGGAGGAATAACCGAGCCAGCTCAAGTATCTGGAATCCAGCCTGCCGAGAGTAGCACCATCCCCGCCCAGGAATATACAGCAGGACAACTCGTTGCCGGGCCCGCTGAATCTGATGATTCTGTAACGGTTCCCGCTGAAGTGGCTCCCGGAGCTGCTCAAGCAGACAGCACTGCGCAGCCGCTGCCTGAGCTTGTAGCATCCCCAGCTGAAAGTGCTCCTGTAACTGTGCCAAAAGCAAGCGCTGCCCAATCTGATTCCGGGCTTGCCCCTGCACCGGTCCCTGACCAGAAAGAGGCCATTGTAGTGGCGCTTCCCGAGCTAGTGCCGGCTCCTGCTGAAAGCGTTCCGGCACCTTCTAAGTAATCATCCGGCATTCAACCTGCCGGGATATAATCACAGCCAGGGGCAGCTTCCACTTGGGAAGCTGCCCCTGATTTTTTTCACAAACACGTTCTAATCTCTTAAAGGTCTAAAGAATTCACGGATGTCATCCGCCAGCGGCCCCGGATCTTCCATCGCAGTGAAGTGTCCGCCGCGGGGCATCATGGTCCACCGTGTAATATTCAGATTGCTTTCAGCCCATGCTCTAGGCGGTAGACAGACATCCCCAGGGTATAGAGCTACCGCTGTAGGCACCTCAATCGGGCCGAGGGGAGGTAAAGTATGTGTATTCTCATAATACAGATTCGCAGACGAGCCCGCTGTATTCGTAACCCAGTAGATCATAATATTCGTAAGCAATTCATCGTCACTGAAGCTCTGCCGCAAGTCTCCCTTGCAATCACTCCATGCTCGGAATTTCTCAATGATCCAAGCTGCCAAGCCGACAGGGGAGTCGGTGAGTCCATAGCCAATCGTCTGCGGCTTCGTCGACTGAATCTGCATATATCCGCCTTCCTCAGCGATCCATTGTGAGGTGTTTCGGATATACAATTGCTCCTCTTCCGTCAGGCCCGACTTATCCTGCACCGCCAGCAGATTCTTGATCAGACCGATGTCAGTTAGGTGAATTCCGCTTAGCAGTTCAGGGTGGTTGAAGGCCAGATACCGGGTCACACCGGAGCCGACATCTCCGCCTGCCGCAGCAAATTTACGGTACCCCAGATGCTCGGTCATTAATGTGGCCCATAGCCCGGCGATATGGGAATTGCTGATGCCCGTGCGCTTCAGTCCGTTCGAGAAGCCGAACCCGGGCACGGAAGGCACGATCACATCGAAGGCATCCTCAGGATTCCCGCCGTAGCTCGCCGGGTCTGTAAGCATGGGAATGATTTTCTCGTAACGCAAGAAGCTGTCCGGCCAACCATGTGTAAGGATGAGCGGGTAGGGATTAGGGCCTTTGCCGCGTTCATGCACGAAATGGATATCCAGCCCATCAACATTACAGCGAAAGTGGGATAGGCGGTTCAACTCCGCTTCCCGGGCGCGCCAATCGAACTGGTCCCGCCAATAGGTAACGAGCGACCGCAGATATCCCTGATCTGTTCCCCGGTCCCAGTCAGACGGCTCTAACAAATCGGGCCAGCGAACATGCTCCAGCCTGTATCTCAGATCTTCAAGAACTTCATCAGTCACACGGATTTCAAAACGTTCAATCGCCATCAATGATCTCTCCCTCAGAGTATTAACTACAGCATCTATATGACAACTATACCACCAGAAGGAAGGTTACATATCAATAAAACGAATCCGAACTAGAT is a window of Paenibacillus sp. FSL H3-0469 DNA encoding:
- a CDS encoding alpha/beta fold hydrolase produces the protein MIAQLVASKYPDRVLSLTSIMSTSGNPTLPQASPEVMGLMTAPGPNPFEDEAGFVAHSMAFAKRIAGTGFPFEEEAYRALIAEEVRRAYDPGSVGRQIAAIAVSGDRRPLLAAIVVPALVIHGMDDPLFVPACGEDTASSIPGAELMLVEGMGHDLPPQLYEQTIDAIEQAAHCS
- a CDS encoding DUF3298 domain-containing protein; amino-acid sequence: MDKKMEKLKQDYMNVPIPAELDTLVTQSLRPAPRRRRSIKWFLGSAAAAVALFVSGVNISPTFAQSMSELPAVSALVKLVTFTEYRAEGDGYHADVKVPAITNMPDKKLQDMLNEKYIAEDQKLYKEFMAEIDQLKDKGRPNKGIDSGYEIVTDTDQLLTIRRWVVQTAASAYETIQYDTIDKKNQVLLNLPSLFKDESYVSVISENIKEQMREQMKTDTDFKRYWIKGENEDLPASGFDSISKTQSFYINGDGNLVISFNEYDVAPGFMGPVQFVIPTDVIRSQLVSQQYVK
- a CDS encoding alpha/beta hydrolase — protein: MNIIQTNNIELAYDSFGNDNDEVIILIAGLGTQMIRWTVPFCEQLAARGFRVIRFDNRDTGCSTSWGLTRHMSLAGLWAE
- a CDS encoding epoxide hydrolase family protein → MAIERFEIRVTDEVLEDLRYRLEHVRWPDLLEPSDWDRGTDQGYLRSLVTYWRDQFDWRAREAELNRLSHFRCNVDGLDIHFVHERGKGPNPYPLILTHGWPDSFLRYEKIIPMLTDPASYGGNPEDAFDVIVPSVPGFGFSNGLKRTGISNSHIAGLWATLMTEHLGYRKFAAAGGDVGSGVTRYLAFNHPELLSGIHLTDIGLIKNLLAVQDKSGLTEEEQLYIRNTSQWIAEEGGYMQIQSTKPQTIGYGLTDSPVGLAAWIIEKFRAWSDCKGDLRQSFSDDELLTNIMIYWVTNTAGSSANLYYENTHTLPPLGPIEVPTAVALYPGDVCLPPRAWAESNLNITRWTMMPRGGHFTAMEDPGPLADDIREFFRPLRD
- a CDS encoding DUF2239 family protein; this encodes MSTGNEQTHAYCTAFLGVEAVASGSLQHVVATVKRTLSDSELARVLIFDDSTGKPIDVDYHGTTDAVLTRLTEPLEESAVTEVNSQTARKAGRPKLGVVSGEVTLLPRQWEWLKAQPGGASVTLRKLVDEARRAGEQQGTIRKSQEAAYTFMTAMAGDFSHYEEALRALYAGDAERFDQYTQDWAPDIRNHVKQLAAVALQKKN
- a CDS encoding BlaI/MecI/CopY family transcriptional regulator, which translates into the protein MNKIQKLSDTELELMEAIWASTPPVTSTELLNQFAHKGRDWKAQTISTFLSRLVDKGFLTATRHGRLNKYVPGISPEDYKLVETQHVLDGLYQGSVKNLISAMYDGDKLSDQDIDELKQWFSEK
- a CDS encoding M56 family metallopeptidase; this translates as MNTLLNLLITLTVAGSVVTLSIHALGRLSTGHVPARWRYGLIKLALFFYLFPIAIVLLRIAARLSTPHVATSLQNTQTGGLTGNIVESLRPATLTLTTSTAFILLGIWAAGTVSFAAWQCYAYRRFTRALERTRTLVPEDSRAAILLKSVKEQLGLTSSVRLMYTPAARSPFLAGLWRPVIYLPVQSPDNLDMEMVLRHELVHLKRKDLWFKALLLAIRALHWFNPLVYTLRNGLHTWSELACDQEVVQSMSHTERKRYGETILSVMAGPTNRPGAFYALLSGDGKQLQRRLIHMLNVKKLNRQTLFLSVAAALLIAGISTSTAALASRVTPQVVADTQNEDSRTTASEIAPSKSSEGGITEPAQVSGIQPAESSTIPAQEYTAGQLVAGPAESDDSVTVPAEVAPGAAQADSTAQPLPELVASPAESAPVTVPKASAAQSDSGLAPAPVPDQKEAIVVALPELVPAPAESVPAPSK